In Marinibacterium anthonyi, the DNA window GGCCGACCTGCTGGATGGGCCCGGCTCGGGCGGCGACGTGCTGGACGAATTGCTGGGCGGACAATCGGTGCCGACGGGGCCGTCGCAGATCACGCCGGTCGATCCCATCGACGAACTGCTGCCCCCCGGGGGCGAGGACGACGACGATCCGTTCTTCTTGAAACCCCTGGACGGGCGGGAAGGCGAGGGAGCGAGCTTTTCGGCGCACAACGCTTCGCATCGCGATGTTTTCGAACCGCCGCGCCCCAGCCGGTCGATCATCCCCGACGACTGGGACGACCTGCTGGAACCCGGCCCCGGCGAGGCCGGGCCGCCCGCCGCAAAACCGGCGCCGATGCCCGATAGGGTGCCCGATCCGATGCCCGATCCGCTCGCGCCGGACCCCCTGGCCGATTTCGCGGCGCCCGATCCCGATCCGATCCGTCCGCCCACCGCGGCCAGGGTGGCGCCGCCGTCGATCCCCGAAGCGCCTCCGGGGCCGGACCCGCAGGCAGCCCCGCCCGAACCTCCACAGGCGGATGGCGCCGCCGATCCGACACCGCCAAAACCCGATTTCGCCGCCGATTTTACCCCCGGCGCACCGCCGACACCCCCGATACCCCCGTCCGCCGCGCCGGTGTCCACGGACGCCGCGCGCGCCTTTCTGACGGCGCTTGGAGCGGACGACATCGACATCCCCGACGCGGACCTGCCCCAGACGATGGAGCGGGCCGGCGCGATCATGCGCGAACTGGTCACCGGCATCCGCGAGATCCTGATGACCCGCAGTTCGATCAAGTCGGAGTTCCGCATCGAACAGACGATGATCGCCGCCGGGGGCAACAACCCGCTGAAGTTCTCGGTCAGCCCCGAACAGGCGCTGGAAGCGCTGCTGCGCCCGCGCAGGCGGGGCTACATGGCACCCGAGGCCGCCGCGCGCGAGGCGCTGGACGACATCGCCGCACACGAGGTGGCGATGGTGGCCGGCATGGAAACGGCCATCAAGTCCGTGCTGGCCAAGCTCAGCCCCGAGGTGCTGTCCGACAAGATCGAGACATCGGGCCGCCTGGGCAGTTTCCTGCGGGGCGGGCGCAAGGCGCAGTACTGGGATGTTTACGAAAAGATGTTCGCCGAGATCTCGGACCAGGCGGAAAACGAGTTTCATCATTTCTTCAGCCGTGAATTTGCAAGGGCCTACCAGGAACAATTGAACCGGCTGAAGGCCCGGAACGACCAATAACAGGCCCCGTATTTCACGGGTCACGAAGGAGAAGACGTCCATGTCCTGGGACAGCAAGGTGCTTTGGACCGAAGGCCTGTTTCTGCAGCCTCATCACTTCCAGCAGGCCGACCGCTATGCCGAGGCCCTGGTCACCGGCCTTGCGCGCCGGTTGACGCCTTATGCCTGGGGCGTGTCGACGCTGGAAATCGACTATGACGTGCTGAAGGTGGGCCAGTTCGCGCTGAAGACCGCGACGGGGCTGACGCAGGATGGCACTGTCTTCCGCATTCCCATGGCCGAACCCCATCCGCCCGCGCTGGAGGTGCCCGAGACGGTCAAGGATTGCATCGTCTACCTGACCGTGCCGCAGCGCCGCCAGGGCGCGTCCGAGGTCGACCTGACCGGCGCCGAAAGCTCTGCCAGCCGCCTGCGCCCGGCCGAGATCGAAGTCGTCGACACCATGAGCCAGGACCGCAAGCCGGTGACCCTGGGCGTGGGCCGGATGCGCCTGCAATTCGCGCTGGAGGTCGACGACCTGTCGGACCGGCTGGCGATCCCGGTGGCCAAGATCATCGAGGTCCGATCGGACCGCGAGATCATCCTGGACCAGTCCTTCATTCCCGCCTGCCTGGATATCCGCGCCAGCCAGACCCTGGCGGGGTTCTTTCGCGAACTCGACGGTCTGCTGTCGCACCGCATGACCGCGCTGGCGGGGCGGCTGTCGGAAGGCGGCGCTGCGCGGGGCGTGGCCGAGGTGTCGGATTTCCTGCTGCTGACGATCATCAACCGGGTGGTGCCGCAGGTTCAGCACATGGGCCAGATCGAGAACGTGCATCCCGAACAGGCCTATCGGTTCCTGGCGGGACTGGCGGGCGAATTGTCGGTCTTCATGACCGTGGAAAAGGTCGCGCCGGAACTGCCGCCTTATACCCATGACAACCTTTCCAACTGTTTCCTGCCGGTGATGCGGATCCTTCGGCAATATCTCAGTTCGGTTCTGGAACAGACGGCGATCCCGATCCCGCTGGAGCTGCGCAAGTACGGCATCTCGGTCGGCGTGATCGCCGACCGCAAGCTGATCGGCAACGCGGGGTTCGTTCTGGCCGTGGATGCGGATATTCCGACCGAGGACGTGCGCCGCCACTTTGCCGGCCAGGCCAAGATCGGGCCCGTGGAAGAGATCCGGCAGCTGGTGAATTCGGCGCTGCCGGGGATCACCCTGCGCCCCCTGCCGGTGGCGCCGCGCCAGATCCCGTACCATGCGGGCGTGGTGTATTTCGAAATGGACGGCGACAGCCCGTACTGGCGCAAGATGACGACCTCGGGCGGGATCGCGGTGCATGTGTCGGGGCAATTTCCCGGGCTCAAGATGGAGCTCTGGGCGATCCGCAATACGTGAGGGATGACGGATGGCGGACAAGGACCCCTTTGCAGAACCGGGTGACACCGACAAGACGGTGATCCGGCCCAATCCGGGCGGCCGCCGCCCGGTGCAGCAGCCGGCCGACCCGTTCGCGCCGCCGCCCCCCGCCGGTGCTCCGCCACCGCAGCCGCAGGGGGGCGAGGCTTATGGCGTGGCCCACGCCGCCCGCCCGCAGCCCCAGGGCGATGCGACCGCCGCGCAGGCGATGACGGGGATGAACCAGCTTGTGGCCTGTGCCTCGACGCTGTTTTCGCTGATCTCGCGCATCCGCAACCGCGCCCAGCACATGGACCCCGACAAGCTGCGCCAGTCCGTGGTGGCCGAGGTGCGCGCGTTTGAAAACCGCGCGTTGCAGGCCGGGATCCAGGCGCAGACCGTGAAGGTCGCGCGCTATGCCATGTGCGCCACGATCGACGACGTGGTGCTGAACACGCCCTGGGGCGGGCAGTCGAACTGGGGCCTGCAATCGATGGTCGGCACGTTCCATCGCGAAACCGTGGGGGGCGACCGGTTCTACGACCTGCTGGCCCGGCTGGAAAAGGATCCGTCCAACAACATCGACATGCTGGAATTCCTGTACATGTGCATGTCGCTGGGGTTCGAAGGGCGTCTGCGCATCGAACCGAACGGGTCGGAAAAGCACCTGCGCATCCGCGAAGGCCTGGCGCGGATCATCCGCGCGCAGCGGGGACAGATCGAACGGGATTTGTCGCCCAACTGGAAAGGGGTCGTGAAACCGTTTCGCGTGCTGTCGGCCTGGAAGGTGGTGTGGATCGCCGTGGGCGTCACCGCGTTGCTGATGCTGATGGAATTCGGCGGGCTGTCCTATGCGCTGTCGGTCCAGACCGAACGGATCATCGGCCAGCTGGGCATCATCGACAGCGGCCCGGTCGCCCGGCTGGAACGGCGCGCGCCGCCGCCGCCGCCCGCACCGCCCGCGCCCACGGTCGAGGAACGCATCGCCAAGGTCGAAGGCTTCCTGACCGAGGAGATCAAGGAGGGCATCGTCGAGGTGTTCCAGAAGGGAAATACGCTGATCATCCGCATCAAGGGCTCGGGCATGTTCGCGTCCGGGTCGGACCAGCTTCAGGATCGGTTCCGGGAACCGGTGAACCGTGTGGCGGCCGCGCTGAACGACGAACCGGGCCCGGTGATCGTGACCGGGCATTCCGACAACGTGCCGATCCGGTCTTCGCGTTTTCCCGACAACCTGGCGCTGTCGCTGGCGCGGGCCAAATCGGTGATGGCGGGGATGAAGGGCAAGATGGACGATCCCTCGCGCCTGACCGCCGAAGGGCGCGCCGACAAGGAACCCATCGCCGACAATGGAACCCGTGAAGGGCGCGCCGCCAACCGGCGGATCGAAGTCCTTCTGGTGCAGGAGACCGACGGATGATCGTACGCACCTTCCTGCGGCTGTTCCGGTCGATCTATTTCGTGCTGTTCTTCGTGGCGGCCATTCTGTGCGGGGCGTTCTGGTATTTCGCGCCCCTGATCGGCAACGACGACTGGCGCCCCTTCGCCGCCGTGATCCCGCGTGTCGTGGTGATCGCGGTCATCGCGCTGCTGTTTGCCACGGCGATGCTGATCGTCTTCCTGTCGCGGCGCAAGCACGACGACGACATGGCCGAGCAGATCGTCGAGGCCGTCGATCCCGGCCAGGCGATGATCTCGGCCGAGATGGACGAGCTGAAGGCCAAGTTCAAGACCGCCATGGCCGAGCTGCGCAAGTCCAAGGGCGGGCGGCGGACCCTGAACGAATTGCCGTGGTACGTGATGATCGGGCCGCCGGGCGCGGGCAAGACCACGGCGATCGTCAATTCCGGCCTGCAGTTTCCCCTGGCGGAAAAGCTGGGCAAGGCGGCCATCGGCGGTGTGGGGGGCACGCGCAACTGCGACTGGTGGTTCACCAACGAGGCCGTGCTGATCGACACCGCCGGGCGCTACACGACGCAGGAAAGCGATGCCGAGGCCAACAACAAGGCGTGGCTGGGCTTTCTGGGCTTGCTGAAGAAATACCGCCCGCGCCAGCCGGTCAACGGGGCCATCGTGGCGATCAGCCTGTCCGATCTGTACCTGCAGGACGAGATGACGCAAAAGGCCCACGCCCAGGCCGTGCGCCGCCGGTTGCACGAGCTGCGCGAACAGCTGGGCGTGCGGTTTCCGGTCTACGTGCTGTTCACCAAGGCCGACCTGATCGCGGGCTTTGCCGAATATTACGACATCCTGGGCAAGGAGGAACGCGAGCAGGTCTGGGGCTTTACCCTGCCGGTCAATGTCTCGGCGGCGGAAGAGGGCGCGCTGGGGATGTTCGACCAGGAATTCGCCAAGCTGCTGGGCCAGCTGAACGCGCAATTGCTGGAACGCATGCAGGGCGAGACCGATCCGCAGCGCCGGGCGCTGATCGCCGGGTTCCCGTCACAGGTGGCGTCGATGCGCGGCGTGGCGCGCGCGTTCCTGACCGAGGTCTTCCAGGACAACCGGTACGAAACGCGCCAGATGATGCGCGGCGTCTATTTCACCTCGGGCACGCAGGAGGGCACGCCGATCGACCGGCTGATGCTGTCCATGGCCCAGACCTTCGGCATCGGCCGGCAGGCGATTGGGTCGGGGCAGGGGACGGGGCGGTCGTATTTCCTGACGCGGGTCTTCGACGGGGTGATGTTCCCCGAAGCCGGTCTGGTGTCGGCCGACGACAAGGTCGAACGCCGCTACCGCATTGCCCGGATCGCCGCCATCGCCGCCACGGTGCTGATCGCGCTGACCACCGGCGCGCTGTGGGTGCGCAGCTACATGGGCAACGTCGCGCTGATCCAGACGGCGGGCGATCACGTGGCGGCCTATTCCGCCGCCGCCGCGACCCTGCCGGCCAGCCCCATCGGCGATACCGACCTGCCGCCCGTGGTCGAGGCGCTGAACCAGCTGCGCGACCTGCCCGGCAACCCCGCCGTCAACGAACCCGACCCGGATCCGGCGCTGACCTGGGGGCTTTATCGTGGCGAGGTCATCGGCACCCAGGCCGCCCAGACCTATCGCGCCGCGCTGAACCAGCGCTTCCTGCCGCGCCTGCTGCTGCGGCTGGAAGAACAGATGGCGGCCAACATGAACGACCCCGACCGCCTGTACGAGGCTTTGAAGATCTACCTGATGCTGGGCCTGCAGGGGCCGATGAACGCCGACCTGGTCACCCAGTGGATGACCGAGGACTGGGACCTGGCCTATCGCGGCCCCACGCGCGGCCAGCTGCGCGAAGACCTGGGCACCCACCTTCAGGCGCTGCTGTCCCAACCCATGCAGGAAATCGCGCTGAACGGTCCGCTGGTCGAGCAGGTGCAATCGGTTCTGACGGAACTGCCGCTGGCGCAGCGGGTCTACAACGGCATCATCGCGTCCGAGAAGGCGACCAGCCTGCCCGAATGGCGCGTGACCGACATCGGCGGGCCGGCCGTGGCGCGGGCGATGGTGCGATCCTCGGGCAAGCCGCTGAACGAGGGCGTCGAGGGGATATTCACCTACAACGGCTTCTACCAGGTCTTCCTGCCCGAAGCCGTCAGCGTCGCCGAACGCGTCCAGAACGAGGCCTGGGTGCTGGGCGAACAGGGCAGCCTGCTGGAAAACGAAAGCGCGCTGCTGGCGCTCAGCCGCGACGTGCTGGACCTGTATTACAACGACTACGTGTCGCGTTATGACAGCCTGCTGAGCGATCTGGACATCATCCCGATGGAAAGCCTCAGCCATGCGGTCGAGGTGACGAACGTGCTGTCGGGTCCGACCTCGCCCATCGTCAACATCCTGACGGAGATCTCGAAGGAAACCAGCCTGACCGAGGATCGCAACGCCATCGACACCTCGGCGGTGTCGGGCGGGCTGGACCGGATCGTGTCGATCGAAAGCCAGGCGAACCTTTCGGTACAGGGCCAGATCCTGCTGGGCGCGCTGCTGGATTCGGCCACCACGCCCACCGGCGAACCGGTGCCGCCGCCGGGCGCCTACGTGGAAAACCGGTTCGACTGGCTGCACCAGATGGTGGCGCGCCGCGACGGCAAGGCGTCGCAGCTGGACCAGCTGATGACGATCCTGACCGAGGTCTACCAGGAGCTGCAGAAGATGTCGTTTTCCGGCGTGACCTCGGGCACCCAGACGGGCGAGGCGATCCAGGCGTTCCAGCAGATGGCCGCCCGCATGGAAGGGCCGATTCCCCGCTGGGCGACGCAGATCGTCACCGGGTCGTCGGGGATCGCGGCGGATGGCACGCGGGCGTCGATCAACGCGCGCTGGCAGTCCAACGTGCTGCCGTTCTGCGAACAGGCGCTGGCGGATCGCTATCCGTTCAACCGGCGTGCGCGCGCCGACGTGGCGGTGCAGGACTTTTCCCGCCTGTTTGCACCCGGCGGACAGATCGACGGGTTCTTCAACGAGAACCTGCTGAAGTTCGTCGACACCCGCACGCGCCCCTGGACCTGGAAGCGCGTGAACGACGTGGATCTGGGGATCTCGCAGCAGGTGCTGGAGCAGTTCCAGTACGCCTCCGAGATCCGCGATGCCTTCTTCAACGGCAACCCCACGCCCCTGGTCCAGTTCCAGATCACGCCCGAGGCGCTGGACCCCAAGGCCAAGGCGGTGACCCTGTCGATCGACGGTCAGACCGTCGCGTTCGATCAGCGCTCGGGCCAGCCGCCGCCGACGGCGGTGACCTGGCCGGGCGGCGTGGGATCGGCGCGGGTGACGTTCGAACCCAACCGCAACACCACCGAAAGCATCCTGGACCGCAACGGTCCCTGGGCCTGGTTCCGGCTGCTGGACGCGGCCGAGGTGCGGTCGACCAACGTGTCCGACCGCAAGCGGGTGATCTTCAACGTGGGCGGGCGGATCGCGATCTTTCAGATGCAATCGGGATCGGTTCTGAACCCCTTCGCCCTGCCGGCGCTGGCCAAGTTCAGCTGCCCCAAGTCGCTGTGATGGCCGGTGTTTTCGGCGCCTTTGGCAAGATGCCGGCGGTGGGGGACTTCTTTCGCATCGCGCCGCCGCCGGGGTTTGTCGAGGCCTGGGATCCCTGGCTGCAGCAGGCGCTGCTGACCGGGCAGCAGGCCTTTGGCGGC includes these proteins:
- a CDS encoding type VI secretion system FHA domain protein → MSVTVSFQPTGPVPGNSGPVTMRGPSLTIGRGPANDLVLPDPDRMLSKSHCVIEDQGGNVVVIDLSTNGTFLNYSKVALGPVPTPLSNGDVLTLGLFELVVNITSEMPSALDLAPDPIGDLPITPGHTPLGHDPLADLLDGPGSGGDVLDELLGGQSVPTGPSQITPVDPIDELLPPGGEDDDDPFFLKPLDGREGEGASFSAHNASHRDVFEPPRPSRSIIPDDWDDLLEPGPGEAGPPAAKPAPMPDRVPDPMPDPLAPDPLADFAAPDPDPIRPPTAARVAPPSIPEAPPGPDPQAAPPEPPQADGAADPTPPKPDFAADFTPGAPPTPPIPPSAAPVSTDAARAFLTALGADDIDIPDADLPQTMERAGAIMRELVTGIREILMTRSSIKSEFRIEQTMIAAGGNNPLKFSVSPEQALEALLRPRRRGYMAPEAAAREALDDIAAHEVAMVAGMETAIKSVLAKLSPEVLSDKIETSGRLGSFLRGGRKAQYWDVYEKMFAEISDQAENEFHHFFSREFARAYQEQLNRLKARNDQ
- a CDS encoding type VI secretion protein IcmF, whose product is MIVRTFLRLFRSIYFVLFFVAAILCGAFWYFAPLIGNDDWRPFAAVIPRVVVIAVIALLFATAMLIVFLSRRKHDDDMAEQIVEAVDPGQAMISAEMDELKAKFKTAMAELRKSKGGRRTLNELPWYVMIGPPGAGKTTAIVNSGLQFPLAEKLGKAAIGGVGGTRNCDWWFTNEAVLIDTAGRYTTQESDAEANNKAWLGFLGLLKKYRPRQPVNGAIVAISLSDLYLQDEMTQKAHAQAVRRRLHELREQLGVRFPVYVLFTKADLIAGFAEYYDILGKEEREQVWGFTLPVNVSAAEEGALGMFDQEFAKLLGQLNAQLLERMQGETDPQRRALIAGFPSQVASMRGVARAFLTEVFQDNRYETRQMMRGVYFTSGTQEGTPIDRLMLSMAQTFGIGRQAIGSGQGTGRSYFLTRVFDGVMFPEAGLVSADDKVERRYRIARIAAIAATVLIALTTGALWVRSYMGNVALIQTAGDHVAAYSAAAATLPASPIGDTDLPPVVEALNQLRDLPGNPAVNEPDPDPALTWGLYRGEVIGTQAAQTYRAALNQRFLPRLLLRLEEQMAANMNDPDRLYEALKIYLMLGLQGPMNADLVTQWMTEDWDLAYRGPTRGQLREDLGTHLQALLSQPMQEIALNGPLVEQVQSVLTELPLAQRVYNGIIASEKATSLPEWRVTDIGGPAVARAMVRSSGKPLNEGVEGIFTYNGFYQVFLPEAVSVAERVQNEAWVLGEQGSLLENESALLALSRDVLDLYYNDYVSRYDSLLSDLDIIPMESLSHAVEVTNVLSGPTSPIVNILTEISKETSLTEDRNAIDTSAVSGGLDRIVSIESQANLSVQGQILLGALLDSATTPTGEPVPPPGAYVENRFDWLHQMVARRDGKASQLDQLMTILTEVYQELQKMSFSGVTSGTQTGEAIQAFQQMAARMEGPIPRWATQIVTGSSGIAADGTRASINARWQSNVLPFCEQALADRYPFNRRARADVAVQDFSRLFAPGGQIDGFFNENLLKFVDTRTRPWTWKRVNDVDLGISQQVLEQFQYASEIRDAFFNGNPTPLVQFQITPEALDPKAKAVTLSIDGQTVAFDQRSGQPPPTAVTWPGGVGSARVTFEPNRNTTESILDRNGPWAWFRLLDAAEVRSTNVSDRKRVIFNVGGRIAIFQMQSGSVLNPFALPALAKFSCPKSL
- a CDS encoding Outer membrane protein OmpAb codes for the protein MADKDPFAEPGDTDKTVIRPNPGGRRPVQQPADPFAPPPPAGAPPPQPQGGEAYGVAHAARPQPQGDATAAQAMTGMNQLVACASTLFSLISRIRNRAQHMDPDKLRQSVVAEVRAFENRALQAGIQAQTVKVARYAMCATIDDVVLNTPWGGQSNWGLQSMVGTFHRETVGGDRFYDLLARLEKDPSNNIDMLEFLYMCMSLGFEGRLRIEPNGSEKHLRIREGLARIIRAQRGQIERDLSPNWKGVVKPFRVLSAWKVVWIAVGVTALLMLMEFGGLSYALSVQTERIIGQLGIIDSGPVARLERRAPPPPPAPPAPTVEERIAKVEGFLTEEIKEGIVEVFQKGNTLIIRIKGSGMFASGSDQLQDRFREPVNRVAAALNDEPGPVIVTGHSDNVPIRSSRFPDNLALSLARAKSVMAGMKGKMDDPSRLTAEGRADKEPIADNGTREGRAANRRIEVLLVQETDG
- a CDS encoding type VI secretion protein, family; this encodes MSWDSKVLWTEGLFLQPHHFQQADRYAEALVTGLARRLTPYAWGVSTLEIDYDVLKVGQFALKTATGLTQDGTVFRIPMAEPHPPALEVPETVKDCIVYLTVPQRRQGASEVDLTGAESSASRLRPAEIEVVDTMSQDRKPVTLGVGRMRLQFALEVDDLSDRLAIPVAKIIEVRSDREIILDQSFIPACLDIRASQTLAGFFRELDGLLSHRMTALAGRLSEGGAARGVAEVSDFLLLTIINRVVPQVQHMGQIENVHPEQAYRFLAGLAGELSVFMTVEKVAPELPPYTHDNLSNCFLPVMRILRQYLSSVLEQTAIPIPLELRKYGISVGVIADRKLIGNAGFVLAVDADIPTEDVRRHFAGQAKIGPVEEIRQLVNSALPGITLRPLPVAPRQIPYHAGVVYFEMDGDSPYWRKMTTSGGIAVHVSGQFPGLKMELWAIRNT